AACAACTTGGACGATATCAACCGCTACAGCAGGCAGGATGACCCCGCCCTCGCCGGCATCATCAATAAGACGGGCGTCTATCCCATGCCCCCGCGCGTGCAGTTGATGCACGACGACGTCTCCTACAACGTGGTGGGCAAGGGGGATTTTTTTACCGACTTTTCCTCAGACTACAGCATCGCCATCCCGCTGGACACCTACATTGCCGAGCAGTACCCCATCCAAAACATCCAGCTGCTCTTCCCCACCAGCGTCAGCGGCAGGCAGCAGGAAAAGCTCGCCGCCTACGTAAGCGAGCTGTTCCCCGGCTTTACGTTCAAGGCGGATTCCACCTACAGCGACAACACCGGCGGTCGCGTCAGCCGCTACGCATACCAGCTGATGAACGCGGGCTACATGAGCCTGCTTGCCTGCATCAACGCGCTGAGCATCTTCGTCTTCTGGCTCAAGAGCAACATGCGCCAGTACACGGTCTATCTGATGCACGGCCTCTCTGCCAAAAGGCTCAAGGGCACCCTTGCCATAGAGGTGCTCATCATCACCCTGCTGGGCTTTGCGGTGGGGCTGGCGGTCTTTGCGCTGATGCAGGCCATCATACCCACGGCGGAGAACTACCTCTACAGCATCTCCTGGTGGGAGGTGCTGGTGATGATGGCGGGCATCGAGCTGTTCATCCAGGTGAGCGTGGATACGGTGTTTGCGCAAGTTTATACCAACGACGCGCTGATCGATCAGCTCAAGTAGGCGCGCGTCGCGCAAAAAGGAGGCTCTGCCATGTTTGCTCTTTTGCTGGTTGCCACACTGCTTTTGCCCTGCATGATGCTGGCAATCGGGCTGCTGTGGCGCAGGCATCCGCCCAAGGATATCAACAGCCTCTACGGCTACCGCACGCCGCGTTCCACGCACAGCCGCGAAGCCTGGGCCTTTGCCCATCAGTACTGCAGCCGTGTGTGGCTGGTGTGCGGGGGCGCGCTGCTGGCCGTCACCCTGGCGGTAATGCTGCTCTGCGCGCGGGCCGAATGGGCTGCGCTGTGGCAGCGGGCCACGCTGTGGCTGGTGGGCGCGCAGGTGATCGTGATGCTCCTGTCGATTATCCCCGTCGAGCGCGCGCTCAAGGCGCGCTTTGGCGCCCAGGGCCGTGCCCGCGGTAAGGGCGGCTCCAGCAGCTGAGCGATCTGTCTTTACAGTATAAAACACAATGAAACACGGCATAAAAACGGCGCCCCAAAGGGACGCGCGCATACCCGCGTTACACATCAGGCGCACTGCTATGCGCAGCGGCATGCTTGATGAGGGGGTATGTGCGTCACCCTTTGGGGCGCCGCGTTTTTTCTGCGCTTTAGCGCAGCTGCTGCAGGGCCGCATAGGCGGCCTCGTAATCGGGATGCTGGGATACCTCGGGCACATACTCCGCGTAGGTGACGTGGTCCTTGGCATCCACAATGAACACCGCGCGCGTCAGCAGGCCCAGCTCTTCGATCAACGTACCTGTCGCCCGGCCGAAGCTGCGCTGCTTGTAATCCGAGAGCGTGCGCACGTGCGCCACATCATGCGCGCCGCACCAGCGCTTCTGCGCAAAGGGCAAATCCATGCTCACCGCGTAGATGGACACGCCTTGCAGTGACGCCGCCTTTTCATTAAAATTGCGCACCTCCAGATCGCACACGCCGGTATCAAGCGAGGGCACGCTCAAAAAGGCGCGCGTGCCGCGCAGCGAATCGGACGTCACGTCGGCCAGGTTGTTGTCTGTCAGGGTAAATTCGGGTATGCGCGCGCCTACGCGCACCTGACTGCCCGCAAGGGTGATGGGTTTACCTTTGAATGTGATGGTGTGCATCCAACCGTCTCCTTTATCAGTCGTCGATCTACGTATGTGTTGCCTGCATATAGGGTGCGCGCCTTTGCGCGGGTCTATACCATGCGCCGCTACCAACGTATGCACAAGGCGCAAAACAAGCATGCTATACAGAGAAAAATCTTTTTTCAGGAGGTCCAACCTGCATGCTGCGCCGCTATCCTCCGCGCAAGGTCGGCTCGTTTCTGCTTATCAACCTGGCCGGCTCGTATCTCTACGCCATGGGGCTGCACATCTTTACCCAGCCCTACCGCATCGCGCCCGGCGGCATGGTGGGCCTGGCTACCATCGCCAACTACCTGTGGGGCCTGCCCATCGGCAGCACCGCCTTTGTGCTCAACATCCCGCTGCTCATCCTGGCCTGGCGCGGCATCTCCCACGCCTTTGCGCTGCTTACTGCGCTTTCCACGTTGCTCTTTACGCTGTGCACCGATCTTTTTGTGGTGTGGATGCCCGTCTACCCCTCCGCATCCCCGCTCGCCCCGCTGCTCGCCGCGCTCTTTGGCGGCATCCTGATGGGCGTAGGCAACGCGCTTGTGTACATGAGCCACTCCACCACCGGCGGCACCGCCATTGTGGGCGCGCTGCTGCAAAAGCGCTGGCCACAGCGCTCCATGGGCACCTTGATCACGCTTGTCAACCTAGTGGTGGTCATCGCCTCCATTTTCGCCTTCCGCAACATCGATGCTGCCATCTTTGCGGGCATATGCATCGCGGTATCCGGCGTGGTGATGGACAAAATCGTCTACGGGCTCAACACCAACCGGCTGCTGTTTATCATCTCCGATGCGGGGGAAGCCATCCAGCGGGAGATTCTGCGCACCCTGCGGCGCGGCGTCACCGCGCTGGAGGGGGAGGGCGCCTACATGCACCGCAAAAAGAAGGTGCTGCTCTGCGTGGTGAGCAAGGCGCAGTTTTATAAAATACGCGCACTGGTACAACGCGTGGACCCGCGTGCGTTCATCGTGGGCTGTGAGGCGGGCAGCGTGCTGGGGCAGGGTTTCCGGCATATCGATTAAACCAAAAAAGGGGAAGCAAAAGGGCATATGCCCTTTTGCTCCCCCGCATCTTTTATGCCGCTGCGCTATGCCTTGGCAATGGGAAACTGCAGCTCGGTGAGCCAATCCTCCGGACGCTCCTTGTTCCAGACGCCGTCGATGTAGCTCTCACGCGGCATTCCCACCACTTTATAGCCGTTCTGCGCGATCCAGGCGTTGATCGCCGCGTAGCTCTTGGGCAGCGTATCGTAGCTGCCATGGTGCAGAAGACAGGCGGCCTGCGGCACGTGTTCCAGCTTCTGGAAATGCAGCTCGCCGTGGTCCGGCTGCAGCTTGGTCACCGCCTGGCACACCTCCACGTCCACATCGCGCTCGCGATACTCGCAATCGTAATAAGTATTGAAGCAGTAGTCCGGCGCGGCGCACACGCAGCCCGCCTCCTGCATTAGCCTGCCCAGCACCTCGGGCATCAGGTAATTGAGCTCCTCATAATTCTTCATCACGCGCCGCACGCTTGCAATCGTCACCTCAGGCAGCGCCTTGATAACCACATCCTGCATTTGATCCCAACCTTTCTCTATGGCCTCCAGGGTTGTGCGTATCCGGCTGAGCTTGGCCGTCTCCAGCTGCAAGGTGCACTGCACCTGCTGCTGTTTTTGCGCAAGCACCTGTGCAAGCGACGCGCGTTGCGCCTGCACCTCCCGAATCTCGTCGAGCGAAAACCCCAGCTGCTTGAGCGTAAGGATATGATAGAGCTCCGTCATCTGCGAGGCGTCGTAATAGCGGTACATCGTGCGCGTATCCACATAGCGCGGCTTGAGCAGACCGATCGCGTCGTAGTGGCGCAGCGTCTTGACGCTGACGTGGTTCATTTGGGAGAACGTCCCGATACTGTACATGTGTTATCCTCCTTGCGGGGGTCGATTGTGGCCACAACCCTATGATAGGCGTTCCCCTAAGGGGAGAGTCAAGCGCTATTTCGCGTGTTTTTAACAGATTTACTGTAAAAATTATATTTACAGTTTGTGGCGCGCGTGCTATACTGTGGGCAAACATTGCTTTACGCCCCGCGCCGATTTGGCGCCGGGCGCACTCTGGAAACGGGAGGTACTTTGCTTTTTATGAAGACGGTGATCATCGGCGGCGTGGCGGGCGGCGCATCGGCCGCGGCGCGCCTGCGCAGGCTGGACGAACAGGCGGAAATCCTGGTGCTGGAGCGCGGGCCCTATATCTCCTTTGCCAACTGCGGCCTGCCCTACTTCATCGGCGGCACAATCAAGGAAAAGGGCGCGCTCACGCTGCAGACGCCCCAGAGCTTCAAGGCCCGCTTTAACGTGGATGTGCGCGTGCTGCACGAGGCCGTGTCCATCGACACGGCGCGCAAAACCGTGCGCGTGCGCGATCTGGAGGTTGACGAGACGTATGAGGAAAGTTACGACGCGCTGATCCTCTCGCCCGGTGCGGCGCCCATCGTGCCCAATATCGCGGGGCTGCCCTGCGAGGGCGTATTTACCCTGCGCAACATTCCCGATACCATAGCCATTGACGCCTATATCAAGGAAAAAGCGCCCGCGCGCGCCGTGGTTGTGGGCGGCGGCTACATCGGCGTGGAGATGGCGGAGAATCTTGCGCAGGCAGGCCTGGACGTCACTATTGTGGAGATGGCGGACCACCTCATCGCGCCGCTTGACTTTGATATGGCCTGCGACGTGCACGCCTACGTGGCGCAGCAGGGCATCGCGCTGCGGCTCAACAACGGCCTGCAGAGCATTGCGCGCCAGGAGGACGGCACGCTTGCGCTGACGCTCCAGCACGGCAGCGTGCAGGCGGACATGGTGATACTGGCCATCGGCGTGCGGCCTGAGAGCGGCCTTGCCAAGGAGGCAGGGCTTGCGACCAACGCGCGCGGCGCCATCATCGTGGACGATCACATGCACACCAGCGCGCCCGATGTCTACGCGGTGGGCGACGCGGTACAGGTGACGGACTTTGTCACCGGCGCGCCCGCGTTTGTGCCGCTGGCAGGGCCCGCCAACCGGCAGGGGCGCATCGCGGCGGATAATATCTGCGGCCTGGCGAGCCGCTACACGGGCACGCAGGGCTCGGCGGTGCTCAAGGTATTCGACATGACCATCGCCACCACGGGTGTAAACGAGCGCGCCGCCCAGGCTGCGGGACTGGATTACGACAAGGTGTTTACCTATTCTCCCGCGCACGCAGGCTATTATCCGGGCGGGCGCAACATCTCCATCAAAACCCTCTACGAAAAGGGCACCGGCAAAATCCTGGGCGCGCAGCTGGTGGGCTTTGAGGGCGTGGATAAGCGCTGCGACGTACTGGCCACGGCCATCCGCGCGGGGATGACCGGATACGACCTGACGCGCCTGGAGCTGTGCTACGCGCCCCCCTTCTCCTCGGCCAAGGACCCGGTGAACATGGTGGGCTTTGTGATTGAAAACGCGCTCACCGGCAAGGTGAAGCACTTCCACTGGCACGATGTGGCGGACCTGCCGCGCGACGGCAGCGTGACGCTGCTGGACGTGCGCACCGCCGGCGAGTACGCCGCGGGGCACATCGACGGCTTTATCAACATCCCGCTGGACAGGGAGCTGCGCGCCCGCGCCAGGGCGGAGCTGGATGCGGATAAGCCCGTCTACGTGCATTGCCTAAGCGGCCTGCGCAGCTACGTGGCCTGCCGCATCCTTACAGGGCTGGGCTTTGACTGCTACAACCTGTCGGGCGGCTACCGGCTCTATCACATCGTCGCCCAGGGGCGGCGCACATCGGAGCACGGCTGCTACGACGCGGACTGAGCCTGCGCGCGGCAGGTATCCAAAAACGCCTGCAGCATGGGCGTGATAAACTTGTTCTTATGGCGGACAATGCAAAACGTGCGAATCAGCTGCACATCGTCAAAGCGCACGATGTGCAGCTTTTTCTGTGCCGCCTCCTCCCGCACCAGGTGCGCCGAAAGCACCGAGAGGCCCTGCCCGCGCATCACCGCCTCCTTGATGGCGTCGCTTGCGTGACACACCCACTTTTCATCGATCTGCACGCCCCGCTCCGAAAGATACGCCATAAACTGCTCCCGCGTGCCGCTGCCCGGCTCCCGCAGCACAAAGCGCTGGCCCGCAAGCGCCTGCGCCGAGATGGTCTTGCGCCCTGCAAAGGGGTGCTCCGGCGCGCAGATGAGCACCATCTCATCGCGCATAAAGGGGGTGCATACAAGCTCTCCGCTGCGCACATTACCCTCCACCAAGCCCACATCCAGCGCGCTTTTGAGCAGCATCGCCTCAACCACGCTGGTGTTGTCCACGTAGACATCCACGCGTCCCTCCGGATGGGCCTGTTCAAAGGCGTTCACAATATCGGCAAGCAGCGTAGCGCCCGGGGTGAGCGTCGCCCCCACCTTGATGGCCGGATGTCCCGCGCGGTAGCGCGCCTGCAGCTCCATCTCATCAAAGAGCGCCACGATATGCCGCGCGTAGCCGAGCAGCTGGGTGCCAAACGCCGTGATGTAGAGCCGGCGGTTCAGCCGCTCAAAGATGCGGCTTTCGTAGTGCCGCTCCAGCTCGGCGATCGCCTGGCTGACGGTGGGCTGCGAAATATAGAGCTGCTTTGCCGCAAGGCGCATGCGCCCGGTATCCGCCACGGCGATGAGGATGCGCAGATGTCGGATGGTCAAGCATTTCCCCCCTGTTCTGGTTTATCGATTGGTTTTTACGATCATATCCTTCATATAATACTATTTTTCAATCACCTGATGCAATGGTATAATGGGGAAGTAATTGACAAAAAAGGAGTATGTGAAATTATGGCAATTTCTCCACAGGACCGCGCGCGCGTGAAGGGCGAAGGCTTTCTGACCAACCGGGGCACCGACCTGTTCTCCGCCCGCATCATCACGGAAAACGGCGTGCTCTCCGCCGCGCAGCTGCGCAATCTGAGCGAGGTGGCGCAAAACTACGGCAACGGGCAGGTTGCCTTCACCTCCCGGCTGACCGTGGAGCTGCCCGGTATCTCGTTTGACGACATACCCGCCGTGCAGGCATATGTCGCCAAGGAGGGCATGGTCACCGGCGGCACCGGCTCTAAAGTGCGCCCGGTGGTGGCGTGCAAAGGCACGGTGTGCGTCTTCGGCCTGATCGACACGCAGGCCCTGGCCAAGGAGATTCACGACCGCTTCTACGTGGGTTACCGCGACGTGATTCTGCCCCACAAATTCAAAATCGCGGTGGGTGGCTGCCCCAACAACTGCGTCAAGCCCGATCTCAACGACCTGGGCATCGTGGGGGCGCGCATGCCCGCCTACGCGAGCGCGCAGTGCCGCGGCTGCAAAACCTGCGGCGTGCAGGCGAGCTGCCCCATGGCGGCTGCAAGCCTCGCTGAGGGCAAGCTTGCCATCGACGCGGAAATCTGCAACCAGTGCGGCCGCTGCGTGGACCAGTGCCCCTTCGGCGCGGTGCCCGGCGGCGAGGCAGGCTATAAGGTGTACGTCGGCGGTCGCTGGGGCAAGCAGGTGCGCCGGGGCGACCTACTGGGCCGCATCTTTACCAAGGAAGAGGTGCTGGATATCGTGGAGAAGGCCATCCTGCTCTTTAAGCGCGAGGGCGAAAAAGGCGAGCGCTTTGCCTCCATGGTGGAGCGCCTGGGCGTGCGCCGCGTGGAAAAGCTGCTGACAAGCAACATCCTGCTGCGCCAGAAGGCGGATATTCTGGCCGTGGCTGGCGAGGGCGGCGCCACATGCTAAAGCGCATGCGCGTATGCGTGCTGCTGCTGGCCGCGCTGCTGTTGGTTGGGTGCGCGCCCAGGGAGGCATCCGCCACCGCCTCCCCGCGCGCGCAGGATACATACACCTTTACCGACGCGCTCTCTCGCAGTGTGACGGTGCCCAAGGCACCCTCTCGCGTGGTGGCGCTGATGGGATCGTACGCGGAGACTTGGCTGCTCGCCGGCGGCACGCTTGCGGGCACCACCCAAGACGCGATCGACGAGCGCAAACTGACGCTGGGTGCGGATACCAAGGTGATCGGCAGCGTCAAGCAGCCCTCGCTGGAGGCGATTCTCGACCTGGCGCCGGATTTTGTGCTGCTCTCCACGGATATCGAGAGCCACGTCAAGCTGGACGACGCGTTGCGCCAGGCGGGCATCGCGCACGCCTACTTCAAGGTGGAGCTGTTCTCCGATTATCTGGATATGCTCAAAATCTGCACCGACATCATGGGCGATGCGGACGCCTACCGCAAAAATGGCCTGGACGTGCAGGCGCGCATCGATCAAGTGCTTGCAAAGGCACAGGCTTCAGAGGACAGGCCCACGGTGCTCTTTATCCGTGCGCTGAGCACCGCCGCCAAGGCCAAGGATGCGGACAACATGGTGGGCGCGATGCTC
Above is a window of Maliibacterium massiliense DNA encoding:
- a CDS encoding FAD-dependent oxidoreductase, with the protein product MKTVIIGGVAGGASAAARLRRLDEQAEILVLERGPYISFANCGLPYFIGGTIKEKGALTLQTPQSFKARFNVDVRVLHEAVSIDTARKTVRVRDLEVDETYEESYDALILSPGAAPIVPNIAGLPCEGVFTLRNIPDTIAIDAYIKEKAPARAVVVGGGYIGVEMAENLAQAGLDVTIVEMADHLIAPLDFDMACDVHAYVAQQGIALRLNNGLQSIARQEDGTLALTLQHGSVQADMVILAIGVRPESGLAKEAGLATNARGAIIVDDHMHTSAPDVYAVGDAVQVTDFVTGAPAFVPLAGPANRQGRIAADNICGLASRYTGTQGSAVLKVFDMTIATTGVNERAAQAAGLDYDKVFTYSPAHAGYYPGGRNISIKTLYEKGTGKILGAQLVGFEGVDKRCDVLATAIRAGMTGYDLTRLELCYAPPFSSAKDPVNMVGFVIENALTGKVKHFHWHDVADLPRDGSVTLLDVRTAGEYAAGHIDGFINIPLDRELRARARAELDADKPVYVHCLSGLRSYVACRILTGLGFDCYNLSGGYRLYHIVAQGRRTSEHGCYDAD
- a CDS encoding FtsX-like permease family protein, with the translated sequence MVSSKLAWYDIRQYVAKQRKAFFVLMFSFGLALFAFCYLYTYFTGVKHDPAAGGQDTYVVNIVLPELPDSLPVITQSRDAALRQFIAQNRYPALYALRYEGPTYANRNEGEILTPAYNVGEPYYVIGIDPNDTGRMRFGVETTPEIMEGRWLKPEDAGTHTAVVHWTLATAQDPLENNLDDINRYSRQDDPALAGIINKTGVYPMPPRVQLMHDDVSYNVVGKGDFFTDFSSDYSIAIPLDTYIAEQYPIQNIQLLFPTSVSGRQQEKLAAYVSELFPGFTFKADSTYSDNTGGRVSRYAYQLMNAGYMSLLACINALSIFVFWLKSNMRQYTVYLMHGLSAKRLKGTLAIEVLIITLLGFAVGLAVFALMQAIIPTAENYLYSISWWEVLVMMAGIELFIQVSVDTVFAQVYTNDALIDQLK
- a CDS encoding MerR family transcriptional regulator; this encodes MYSIGTFSQMNHVSVKTLRHYDAIGLLKPRYVDTRTMYRYYDASQMTELYHILTLKQLGFSLDEIREVQAQRASLAQVLAQKQQQVQCTLQLETAKLSRIRTTLEAIEKGWDQMQDVVIKALPEVTIASVRRVMKNYEELNYLMPEVLGRLMQEAGCVCAAPDYCFNTYYDCEYRERDVDVEVCQAVTKLQPDHGELHFQKLEHVPQAACLLHHGSYDTLPKSYAAINAWIAQNGYKVVGMPRESYIDGVWNKERPEDWLTELQFPIAKA
- a CDS encoding YitT family protein, which encodes MLRRYPPRKVGSFLLINLAGSYLYAMGLHIFTQPYRIAPGGMVGLATIANYLWGLPIGSTAFVLNIPLLILAWRGISHAFALLTALSTLLFTLCTDLFVVWMPVYPSASPLAPLLAALFGGILMGVGNALVYMSHSTTGGTAIVGALLQKRWPQRSMGTLITLVNLVVVIASIFAFRNIDAAIFAGICIAVSGVVMDKIVYGLNTNRLLFIISDAGEAIQREILRTLRRGVTALEGEGAYMHRKKKVLLCVVSKAQFYKIRALVQRVDPRAFIVGCEAGSVLGQGFRHID
- a CDS encoding SdpI family protein, which gives rise to MFALLLVATLLLPCMMLAIGLLWRRHPPKDINSLYGYRTPRSTHSREAWAFAHQYCSRVWLVCGGALLAVTLAVMLLCARAEWAALWQRATLWLVGAQVIVMLLSIIPVERALKARFGAQGRARGKGGSSS
- the tpx gene encoding thiol peroxidase, whose amino-acid sequence is MHTITFKGKPITLAGSQVRVGARIPEFTLTDNNLADVTSDSLRGTRAFLSVPSLDTGVCDLEVRNFNEKAASLQGVSIYAVSMDLPFAQKRWCGAHDVAHVRTLSDYKQRSFGRATGTLIEELGLLTRAVFIVDAKDHVTYAEYVPEVSQHPDYEAAYAALQQLR
- a CDS encoding ABC transporter substrate-binding protein encodes the protein MLKRMRVCVLLLAALLLVGCAPREASATASPRAQDTYTFTDALSRSVTVPKAPSRVVALMGSYAETWLLAGGTLAGTTQDAIDERKLTLGADTKVIGSVKQPSLEAILDLAPDFVLLSTDIESHVKLDDALRQAGIAHAYFKVELFSDYLDMLKICTDIMGDADAYRKNGLDVQARIDQVLAKAQASEDRPTVLFIRALSTAAKAKDADNMVGAMLEALGCDNIAARHPSLLEDLSMEEIIAEDPDFIFVTTMGDSDKAIAALKNGIAANPAWNSLAAVQNGRYIVLEKDLFHYKPNNRWGDSYETLAKILYPDCFA
- a CDS encoding LysR family transcriptional regulator, with protein sequence MTIRHLRILIAVADTGRMRLAAKQLYISQPTVSQAIAELERHYESRIFERLNRRLYITAFGTQLLGYARHIVALFDEMELQARYRAGHPAIKVGATLTPGATLLADIVNAFEQAHPEGRVDVYVDNTSVVEAMLLKSALDVGLVEGNVRSGELVCTPFMRDEMVLICAPEHPFAGRKTISAQALAGQRFVLREPGSGTREQFMAYLSERGVQIDEKWVCHASDAIKEAVMRGQGLSVLSAHLVREEAAQKKLHIVRFDDVQLIRTFCIVRHKNKFITPMLQAFLDTCRAQAQSAS
- a CDS encoding 4Fe-4S binding protein, encoding MAISPQDRARVKGEGFLTNRGTDLFSARIITENGVLSAAQLRNLSEVAQNYGNGQVAFTSRLTVELPGISFDDIPAVQAYVAKEGMVTGGTGSKVRPVVACKGTVCVFGLIDTQALAKEIHDRFYVGYRDVILPHKFKIAVGGCPNNCVKPDLNDLGIVGARMPAYASAQCRGCKTCGVQASCPMAAASLAEGKLAIDAEICNQCGRCVDQCPFGAVPGGEAGYKVYVGGRWGKQVRRGDLLGRIFTKEEVLDIVEKAILLFKREGEKGERFASMVERLGVRRVEKLLTSNILLRQKADILAVAGEGGATC